The genomic stretch GGGCCGCGGCGCAGGTGACTCCGCGGTGGAGCTGGACCGACGCAAGATCCGCGATCGCCTCGCCGAGCTGCGCGAGGGGCTCGCCGCCATCCAGAAGGACCAGGACCAGCGCCGCTACGCGCGGCGCGACCAGCTGCGCGTGGCGCTGGTGGGCTACACGAATGCGGGCAAGAGCTCGCTCATGCGCGCGCTCACCGGCAGCGAGGTGCTGGTGGCGGACCAGCTCTTCGCCACCCTGGACACCACCGTGCGCGCGATGCAGCCGGAGACGCGGCCCCGCGTGCTCGTCTCGGACACCGTGGGCTTCATCCAGAAGCTGCCGCACGACCTCGTCGCCTCCTTCCGGTCCACGCTGGACGAGGCGCTCGAGGCCTCGCTGTTGCTCTACGTGGTGGACGGCTCGGACCCCACCTGGGAGACGCAGCTGGGGGTGACGCGCTCGGTGCTGAAGGAAATCGGCGCGGACGCCGTGCCCAGCCAGCTCGTCTTCAACAAGGTGGACCGCCTCACGCCCGAGGCGGAAGGACTGCTGCGCGAGCGCCACCCCGAGGCCCTGCTGCTCTCCGCGCACCGCCCCGCGGACGTGGGCCTCCTGCGCGAGCACATCCTGCGCACCTTCGCCGCCTCCATGGTGGAGGCCGAGCTGCACATCCCCTACGCGAGCCAGGCGCGCCTCGGCGAGGTGTACGAGCACACCACCGTGCTCTCCGAGGCCTACGACGAGCACGGCCGCACCCTGCGCGTGCGCGGCCTGCCCGGCGCCATCGCCCGCCTCACCCGCGCCTTCGGCGCCCCGGCGCGCGGAGGCTGAGGCCGCGCGCGTCGGGGCGCTTCGCTAGAGTGGGCAGAGCTCTCTCTGGAGGTACACCCGATGAAGGTCGTGCGGACGAACGAGGTGCCCTGGGCTGACAACCTGAAGCGCGGCGCGTATGCGAACCGGCGCAAGGACCTGGGCGGCGAGCGGCTCAACTGCGGCCTGTGGGAGCTCGCCCCGGGCAAGAAGTCCTTCCCGCTGCACGCGCACCAGGTCACCGAGGAGGCCCTCTTCGTCATCAGCGGCCGCGCCCAGGTGCGCACCCCGGAGGGCCTCACCCCCATCGGCCCCGGCGACTACGTGTCCTTCCCCGCGGGCGGCGTCGCGCACCAGCTCATCAACGACGGCACCGAGCCGCTCGTCTACGTGGGCATGTCCGCGACGCAGGGCGTGGACGTGGTCGAGTACCCCGAGTCCGGCAAGGTGGCCGCCGCCGTGGGCCGCCCCGGCGCGTACAAGCGCTTCCTCGTGCGCACGAAGGACCAGCCCGACTACTTCGACGGGGACAAGGACGCGCAGGAGTAGTCAGGCGCGCAGGGCGACGGTGGAGCCGCGCGGACCGCGGCTCACCGTGAGCCGGGTGGGGATGCGCTCCTTCAGCTCGCTCACGTGGCTGATGAGCCCCACGAGCCGCCCACCCGCGCGCAGGTCCTCGAGCGTGCGCATCACCAGGTCCAGGGTCTCGTCGTCCAGCGTGCCGAAGCCCTCGTCGATGAAGAGCGCGTCCAGCTGCACGCCGCCCGAGCGCCGCGTCACCACGTCTGCGAGCCCCAGCGCGAGGCTCAGGGAGGCGAGGAACATCTCGCCGCCGGAGAGCGAGTGCACGAAGCGCTCGGTGCCCGCGTGCCGGTCCAGCACCTTGAGGTCCAGGCCGGACTGGCGCCCGCGGTGGCGCACGTCGTTGGTGCGCTGCAGCGCGTAGCGGCCGCGGCTCATGCGCAGCAGGCGCTCGGAGGCGGCCACCGCCACCTCGTCCATGCGGCTCGCGAGCACGAAGCGCTCCAGGCTCATCTTCAGCGCGTTCTCCCCGGCCACCATCTCCGCGAGGCGCCCCAGCACCCGCAGCCGTCCCTCCAGCTCCGCGTAGGAGGCGTCCTGCTCGCCGATGCGCGCGCGCGCCTCCTGGAGCTGGGTGAGCTCCGCGCGCGCTGCCTCGCGGGCGCCGAGCACGCCCTGCGCATGGGCCGCCGCCCGGGCCGCGCCTTGCGCGAGCGCCGCGAGGTCCGGCGCCTGCCGCCCCTCCACCCGCGCCGCCCCGTCCTGCACGCTCTGCTCCGCCGCGGCGAGCGCGCGCTCCAGCGCCTCGAGCTCGCCGCGCGCCCGCGCCTCCCCCTCGGGCGCAAGCCCCGCGCGCCGCGCCTCGGCCACGTCCGCGAAGCCCGCCCCCTTCGCGTCGCGCAGGAGTGCGGCGTCCAGCTCCGCGAGCTGCAGCACCGCCTCCGCCTCGTCCTGCGCCGCGCGCTCCAGCGCCGCGCGCGCCACCGCGAGCCCCTCCTCCACCCGGCGCTCGCGCGCCTCCAGCGCCTCCAGCTGCGAGGCCAGCGCCACCTGCTCGCGCTCGAGCGCCGCGCGCTGCGAGGCCACCGTGTGCCCGGGCAGCAGGTGCGCTTCCAGCCTGCGGCCCAGCTCCTCGCTGTGGTGGCGCGCCCCTTCCGCCTCGCGCGAGGCCTGGGCCTCCGCGTCGCGCGCCGCCGCGAGCGCGCCGTCCGCCGCCTCGCTCGCCGCGAGCAC from Aggregicoccus sp. 17bor-14 encodes the following:
- the hflX gene encoding GTPase HflX, whose amino-acid sequence is MSNRSPSPRPRAVLVGVQLPGVSDTEHAADLAELARLVKTLGYDAVATVSQRRTALAGGTVLGSGKLKELAQLTGGSGVVAPAARAAASKARERWEAAAHGAASGAASGEAPAGEAEEDGDDPDPFGFDADPHDEEDEGVPGEGGMLAATVDPAERPTVVVVDHELSPSQLRNLEKATGAQVLDRTGVIVDIFHRHARSHEARMQVEIARLNYIAPRLRESTGGRERQQGRGAGDSAVELDRRKIRDRLAELREGLAAIQKDQDQRRYARRDQLRVALVGYTNAGKSSLMRALTGSEVLVADQLFATLDTTVRAMQPETRPRVLVSDTVGFIQKLPHDLVASFRSTLDEALEASLLLYVVDGSDPTWETQLGVTRSVLKEIGADAVPSQLVFNKVDRLTPEAEGLLRERHPEALLLSAHRPADVGLLREHILRTFAASMVEAELHIPYASQARLGEVYEHTTVLSEAYDEHGRTLRVRGLPGAIARLTRAFGAPARGG
- a CDS encoding cupin domain-containing protein, whose protein sequence is MKVVRTNEVPWADNLKRGAYANRRKDLGGERLNCGLWELAPGKKSFPLHAHQVTEEALFVISGRAQVRTPEGLTPIGPGDYVSFPAGGVAHQLINDGTEPLVYVGMSATQGVDVVEYPESGKVAAAVGRPGAYKRFLVRTKDQPDYFDGDKDAQE